The Metopolophium dirhodum isolate CAU chromosome 4, ASM1992520v1, whole genome shotgun sequence DNA window atagtaaatatagcATGATATTAGAATACTagaatcataatatgtatcgtttaaataagaatatatttgTCTTTAAGGAAAAGGCGTTAACATGTTCAAAGCCACCGGAAAGGAATTTAGGAGTGACATATAGAACCCTAATCTATATGAGTGTTAGTTAAAGATCAGTTGGTTtgcattatatgtatatgtacattattaCTGGAAATAgtaaatagagaaaaaaaacagGAAGCTTCATCACTTtggtttttacaatttatttattaatgtcagTTTTACACTGCAAAACACTCTCATTAAACTTTTATGTGGGTGTGTaccaaatacaatataatacaatcattaaaataatgaataaattactgTAAATTCACCATCTCCACAAAATTTCTGACATTTCAagaagttaaattttaataatatttcatgcaATTAATTCAACTGTATAGTCATACACATTACATTGATTAAAGTGTCTCTAAAATCTCCACCGTTAAGCGTGTAGGTAGTGTAGGTAgttctttatatttttgttgaatcTTTTTGTTCTGTTGAtgtggttataatatttcaatttttaagtgagttatgagtaagtaaaatattaaaatttaataattatcatagctggcttaaaataaaaaataccgtAAAACCTCAACGTGCAAACACAAATactgttttttacttttaaccttATTAacagaaaaatgtatttcattattcaattcaaaaattaaaaattagttatgcTAAAGCCTAAAGctaaatgaaatacaaaaatgttctGTATATGTTATACGTCTGTAAGGTGACATATTATGTGAGTGTGGCAAATGGCAATCCTCTTAAGACTTGAAAGATCccaaataatcattaaataccAAATAATGATGTCAATATGATTTATAGATAATTGTATTTCaaattatcaaagtatttaaattagtgAAATCCTTCcaaatagttacataatattattatatgggatTTCAATTTATATAGCAACGACCGTTTCAAGTTGACATTTTAACCAAAAATGTTTACCAATAAcaacaattacatttatattattgtatctctATAATAaaacacctataatataataattcttcattttaaaaattacattcatACAAATAACTAATAGACTGTACGGTGTACAATGAATTAGccaatcaattaaaataagatgttttactttatattgtatgcattaaaaatgtaataagtccatggacattataaaatatctacaaggAGTTTCTAACAAGTTTGTCATGTTAACATCTACGATAATTTCGCATGAGCCAAGAATTAACgagatagtaaatattaatggtGGAGATTGGGaaagtttaataattgtacattaatTGTCATTATGTACGTTAATATGAACTATTttgcagtaaatattattttaagtttaatgatgataataatattatataggtaacggATATCGAATTCAAggtatatagattttatatttaattaaattacacacAAGTGACCTATATtggtttttattacaataatgtgttgttttttttatatgattaacatgtttaatattttttgtttacaatattattatgaaatgcgTAATTTCCTGAAATTCAGtgagaacatattttattatcttaaaaataattaaatttttctgaaGTGACAATGAAATATGTCTAATCTGTAGAAATTAATTGGGTTGGTTGAGATTTCAATTACGATATAGCAccctaaaattgaatattattttgtatcaataATGTGCTGcctttaaaaccaataatacctatacatatgtcTTAAAGGCATATGTTGCActtattctttaaatattaactattaagatatTTCACCACAAATATTGCTTTTAACATAGGAATATTCTACAAATCaacaatacttttttatatttgtttagggaatataatattaatccaatGATAGGTTAGGTACTACGATAGCCGATAGGTACTATACACGCGTTTATTGAATCTATAACTGTACTGACGTTTCACTTAGGAACTTGATGTGTTTGCGTTTTAAAAACCTTTAAAACAGAGTATTCgaattaattgaaacatttttttttttttttttaataatattataatgtgggtACTTATTCAGCTTAAAATAGTTTAACACCGATCAAGTTTTCACACCAAGTGGCAGAGTTTTACGGTTTAGTTATCATCTccacatgaaaatattatttcacaaaAGTTCCACGTGATATGCTTAAGGGGGTGACAAGAATCATTTACATAGgtgaaatatttacatatttccatagtacctatattatgattttacagcgtataatatgaatattatgataaacgtTTTTGTATGACATaaatatttacgtatttttttcacaggaataaatattaaaacatattgtaaCACCAAAACGTGCAAAACTGTcacacgaataaaaaaaaaatgacaatatgACAAAATATCTCATAACTACACCTTCGAGAGAAAATCAGAAATTCAGAAAACGTGCGACAATTCCATTGGCATTGTCCAGTATCCATAATACTGTTGTTGATGCTACAAtacatgatttttatattacctatatgtataggttatgacaattaataatacactACATTTGAGTTTAGATTTGGTTAGTTACTAGCATATACTTTTATAGGAGTAATTTTAATggtcaatacaatttataatatggtcaatattattatacagggcgtaacagaaagaactgacttttagaataacttttgttcttatcaatgtcttaaaatttttttgtttgtatataatttatagccacTCACGCTACAcgtttaataacaaaaattatttttattttttaatactaaaaataaattcaaaatagccaatttgtgaatctgattataagaacgaTTTGGATGGTAAacacatttatctaagtcaagtagtttattttttagaactttttaaaatatcaatatttttttgattaaattaatttggaacgcaataacttttttaaaaatattatttttggaaatttggTGACatgggtatattttttaaactatttacttatcatataattttatcaatttttgtcatTCGTTCAAgtagcatatattttttttttttttttgttagttctttctgttacaccctgtatacgtaataataataaaaaaaaatgtataagtatataatgagTAATTTTACTTCACACCAAAGACatgataaataactataataatgttataatataataccttgtATCCGTGATACACCGaagaaaaaatacgaaaaattacgaaaaaataccGACATCACACTTTCATACGTTGCTATGTTTCATAATGTTGTCTATacatattagaatttataatcaataacacCTACTACTTCACGGATATAGCACCACATTATTATTCACGTTgttaactttttcaaataaataacattttttaatatcatggAAATCCATAACCACCACAAAAAAAATCGTGTGAAATGACACATCATTGGATAATCGCATTCCTTCAATCTCGTCGTTTTAACTGAGCGCAgatacaatagtaatattgttatttcagACTGTAATACTAGCAGTTTTCTCCCCCAGTCAACCATTGACGACACTGCAGCACTCATGGCCGAGTGTTTTATTGACTCTGTAACGATCGCGCCACTCTACGTGCAGTCCGACTTCATTGCGGTCCATGTACACTGCACAGGGTGTATCATAATATTCCAATACGTACATTATATACTTAGGTATCAAAAGACTTCATTTTGAATCAAGCAACATCAgattaataccaataataaactaaaaccaACACGCCACGTCAGTCGTATATTAGGTACGCGTGAACATTGctgtaatatgatattataatattatgtaacagaCTATCATCGGTGCAAGCACTAAAGTTTGTTTTGAACACGTGTGCAGAAAAAAGTatgaagttaaatattatacgtactatGCGCAGTGAACGGTTTCTGGTCCAAAGACTCGGAGTCAATCGCGAACAAAGTTTATGGAAAGTTATGAAAACTCCAGTTATTTCTGTCTCGGCCATATCGACGCAGGCACCATCGTAACAACACCATAGTGATACATtccgagtataatattaaaataacaagtgtaaaatatttgcatattaCGCGTGACTGTGTCGTGCGCGATACATGTACCAAGCGTGTTTACAATgtactcgtattatattattatggtctagACAGTCCTCGTAAGACAGTTTGCTCTGCCTACCCACGTCTTAAAAACTCAATTTtccataccccccccccccccccccccgaaaacaCGCGAGTTTAGCCTAGAGcgactatatctatatattatataggctataatactGCGCATGTTTGTCGCGAATTCCGGTTCACTTGAACTCGGGTGAAAACTCGACTATATTAGGCTGGGTGCTatctaatttagtataatataaataaggatATAATGATAGTggactgtataatttatttctctccctttgaataataattaataaaatacaacgtaGACTTAATGCTATGTTAGTCCTATCACATCgcataacaacataaaataataataattaatcacggAACGTGATATTGGGTTATcaaactattacaataataaggtATGATACGTCTGACCTGGGTACCGGTCGGTTGCTGTCCTGTACTGGTCGGGGTCGATGTATCTGCACCGGAAGACTGGGGAACGTGACGATCTACGACGGCGACACTACTGACCCAGTGCGACTAACATCGCACACgtgaattgaaattaatgagGATAACTTGCGATCACTCACCCCTTTCTATAATGCGAACACCAATTTTACTGTTCGAGCATGTAGAATGTGAGAGCGAGAATACGATCGAAAGTTCTTACAACGCGAATGTCGTTTATTCGAGCGTGTAAGAACCTATAAGGCGGCACATCAAACGCGACGCTACAGCACAACGAACGCGACGATACGGCACAACGAACCAGCGATCGCACTTATTGAGGAGAAAAAAGACGACTCTCGTATGTGGTACGTCAACTACATACAACGATAGACAATATAAACTTGACTAATATGTCATACCGCGCAATGGCGACAATACTCGTAAAACACGtgacgatttaaaaacaaaaaaacaacggCACTACGGACGCCTTCTTCCTGTAGCGCATGACGTGTAGAGTCCGTGATAAAACGAATTGACGACGAAAAACCGGCCGTTGGCCGGCACTGGGCTGCGCATGCGTGTCACGGAACCGGATCATTTTAACATCGGAATAACCGGCGCGCTCTGGTAGTTAACCGAGTCCCAACATCCTCCCCCGCTTTGAAAGGGTACTTTCAAAACCGATACTTCTCGGTCAGACCATATCATTGTACaactattaagtaataaacagaaacaaaaataaacctatgacaattcaaatacaaaataatgcatatatacataaataattatacacagcAAGAAAATTTTATGTTTGGGATGGTGGAAGATGGAACAAATGGAAGAAGGTAAGTTAAGCGTTGTCGGTGGGTAGTTTAACCAACTTTACCACTGGACGTTTCAGTATCCCTTCCGCTGTCTTGACAGTGGCTACACGGACCACTTGGTCAGCACCAGGGTGGACCTCGATGACCCGACCAATTTGCCACATCAAAGGAGGTCGAGAAGGTGAATTTATGACGACGATATCTCCGACACCGAGACTGGGATTTTGATGGAACCATTTCTGTCTACTTTGCAGCGTGTGCAAATACTCCCGATTCCACCGTTTCCAAAATGATTGAAGGGCTTGTTTAATTAACTGCCAGCGTTTGAGACGATTCTGCGGAATGTCACTGATGTCGTGTTCAGGAATTGCCAAGATCGGTTGTCCGATCAAAAAATGTCCCGGTGTTAGCACAGACAAATCGTTCGGATCGCTTGACATGACAACCAAGGGTCGAGAATTGAGTACACCCTCGATCCGTGTAATCAATGTCGTCAACTCCTCTAAGGTATGCACCTGATTACCTACAACCTTTTTTAGGTGTAACTTTGTACTTTTGATAGCAGCTTCCCAAATACCGCCAAAGTGCGGAGCTGCAGGCGGGTTAAATCGCCACTGACACGGAACTCGTGCATGCAGAGCTTCTTGGAGTGCTGCGTCTTTAAATAATGTCTTAAGCTGCCTTGCTGCTCCAATGTAATTTGTACCACAATCCGAGTGGATCTGTGCAGGAATTCCTCTACGGGCTACAAATCGATCCAGCGCAGCCATAAAGGCTTGCGTTGACAAATCCGTTACCACCTCCAGGTGGACAGCCTTGGTGGATAGACAAATAAATAACGCAAGATACGCCTTATAAGTCCTTGAATTACGGCGTTGACTTTCTTTAACCGTGAATGGACCTCCGTAGTCCATCCCGACATTTGTAAATGGTCGACATTGTTGGACTCTTGCTGAGGGTAAATCTGCCATCACTGGTTGGGGAGCGGCAGCCTTGTATCTGACACACactgtacatttaaatataacttgcCGTATCGCAGCTCGACTGGAAACGATCCAAAAACGTCGCTGAATTAGTGAGGCCACTAGACGCGATCCACCATGTAAAGTGTTCTGATGGTAGTGTTGAATAATGATGTAAGCAAGGTGAGACGACTTTGGTAACAAGATAGGGTGTTTGGCGTCTATGTTCAAGTCCGAATGCTGTAGACGGCCGCCTACTCTAATCACACCGTGAGCATCGACAAAAGGTGCAAGTTGAGCGAGGGAACTCGGGGTGATGACGGAATTTGAAGTTCCTAGTTGGTGGTGCAACTCTGCGTAATATAACCTTTGAGTGTACCTCGCTACCTTTGTCAAAACATTTTCGTACTCCTTCCAAATGATTGGTCCACTCACGACTGGACGTTGTCGAGCCTTGTCGACAAATCGAAGACAATATGCTAGCACCCGTTGCATCTTGCGCAACACAGAAAACCGCTGAATCAAACTATCATCAACCTGTTGAGCTAACAGCACATTTTTCGATGGGCGTTTAAAATCAGGGAGCTCTGCAGGATCTACAATCGATGTGATGGCAACCGGCCATTGCTCTTCCGGATACTGGAGAAATTCCGGTCCATGTAGAAATGATGAACATGCTACCAAGGCATCTGGAAGCAGTCCTCGCGATGCAGGGTCGGCTGGATTATCTGCAGTACCGACGTGAGCCCATTCGCACTGGGGTACGAGATTGCGTATTTTCGATACTCGGTTTGTGACAAAGATTTTAAATAGCCTTTGTTCAGCTGTGAGCCACGATAAAACAATAGTTGAATCTGTCCATGCCCGGACACGTGTGATCTTGATTCTGCCCTGTAAAACTTTCAAACGTAGAGACAAGAGACGTGACAACAAGAGTGCGGCACAGAGCTCTAGCCGTGGTATGGTTAATGACATATCCATTGATGATGACTTCAGTGGTGCAACCTTTGTTTTACATGCCAGGAAATACAATCGGACATTATCACTCTGGTCTACCACACGCAAATACACTGTTGCTGCATATCCAACCTGAGACGCGTCAGCGAATCCTAGTAATTGTATATCTTGACTGTTGACTACTGCAATGTGTCGTGGTAACGACAAGCATGCTAAGTCCGGCAGCTTATCGATGAAACCTTGCCACAACGATGTCAAAGCTGATGAAAGTGGTGCATCCCAATCTAATTTTTCCATCCATAGCCTCTGCATTAAACACTTGGCCCAGAAAACCATCGGACCCAACGCGCCGATTGGATCATAAAAGCGAGCAACAGTTGATAATACTGACCGTTTTGTAGGAGTAACTTGACTTATCGTCGAATGATAGCCGAATGTGTCAAGTACAGGGTCCCAATGTACTCCTAAAACTTTGACGGCCTTTTCCCTAGTTGGCTCTATCCATGGTGTCATAGCCCGGTCTTCAATGTCGATAGTGTTCAAAATCTCGGGACAATTGCTAGCCCATTTTTTCAGGCTAAATCCACCTCGATTTAACAAGTCGATGATTTGGATTTTTGCTGCTAAAACGTCCTCTAAAGTGTCAGCGCCAACGAAAATATCATCCACGTATGTATCAGTTAACAGGACATCGTGGACGAGTGGAAATTCAGGTCCATCATCCATATTGAGCTGTTGTAGGCATCGAATCGCTAAAAACGGAGCCGAACTTACGCCATATGTGACCGTACACAACTCATACTCCTGTACCTCGTCACTAGGCGAATTGCGCCATAGTATATGTTGATAAACTCTATCTGGTTCATGTAGACATATTTGACGGTACATTTTAGTGATGTCGGCTGTAAAGACAAATTTGTGTAGTCGACTGCGCAACAAAACATCACCGATTTCTGTCTGAAGTTTTGGTCCAGTCACCAAGCAGTCATTTAATGAGACTCCGGATGAAGACTTAGCTGAGGCATCAAACACCACACGAATCTTCAGTTCCTCATTACACCGTTTAACTACAGGATGgtgaggtataaaatatttgcctGGCTCGGTCGCTAACTTCATATGTCCTAACGATCTGTAATCATCCATGAAGGCCCGGTAGGCAGTATATAATTCCGGATCCTTTTCAAGGCGACGTTCTAAATTATACAATCGGTTCAGAGCAGAAGTTCTGGATGACCCTAAAACGACCGATTTCTCATCTTGACATCCGATGTCAGCTGTATCCGGGAAACATACTATTGTTCGAAACGGTAAACCAACATAAAATCGACCGGTGGCGTCTCGTTTCGTGGTTTTAACAAACCAGTCTTCACATTGCTTGTCTTGTGTAGTTGGCATTGTTGAC harbors:
- the LOC132943656 gene encoding uncharacterized protein LOC132943656, producing MPTTQDKQCEDWFVKTTKRDATGRFYVGLPFRTIVCFPDTADIGCQDEKSVVLGSSRTSALNRLYNLERRLEKDPELYTAYRAFMDDYRSLGHMKLATEPGKYFIPHHPVVKRCNEELKIRVVFDASAKSSSGVSLNDCLVTGPKLQTEIGDVLLRSRLHKFVFTADITKMYRQICLHEPDRVYQHILWRNSPSDEVQEYELCTVTYGVSSAPFLAIRCLQQLNMDDGPEFPLVHDVLLTDTYVDDIFVGADTLEDVLAAKIQIIDLLNRGGFSLKKWASNCPEILNTIDIEDRAMTPWIEPTREKAVKVLGVHWDPVLDTFGYHSTISQVTPTKRSVLSTVARFYDPIGALGPMVFWAKCLMQRLWMEKLDWDAPLSSALTSLWQGFIDKLPDLACLSLPRHIAVVNSQDIQLLGFADASQVGYAATVYLRVVDQSDNVRLYFLACKTKVAPLKSSSMDMSLTIPRLELCAALLLSRLLSLRLKVLQGRIKITRVRAWTDSTIVLSWLTAEQRLFKIFVTNRVSKIRNLVPQCEWAHVGTADNPADPASRGLLPDALVACSSFLHGPEFLQYPEEQWPVAITSIVDPAELPDFKRPSKNVLLAQQVDDSLIQRFSVLRKMQRVLAYCLRFVDKARQRPVVSGPIIWKEYENVLTKVARYTQRLYYAELHHQLGTSNSVITPSSLAQLAPFVDAHGVIRVGGRLQHSDLNIDAKHPILLPKSSHLAYIIIQHYHQNTLHGGSRLVASLIQRRFWIVSSRAAIRQVIFKCTVCVRYKAAAPQPVMADLPSARVQQCRPFTNVGMDYGGPFTVKESQRRNSRTYKAYLALFICLSTKAVHLEVVTDLSTQAFMAALDRFVARRGIPAQIHSDCGTNYIGAARQLKTLFKDAALQEALHARVPCQWRFNPPAAPHFGGIWEAAIKSTKLHLKKVVGNQVHTLEELTTLITRIEGVLNSRPLVVMSSDPNDLSVLTPGHFLIGQPILAIPEHDISDIPQNRLKRWQLIKQALQSFWKRWNREYLHTLQSRQKWFHQNPSLGVGDIVVINSPSRPPLMWQIGRVIEVHPGADQVVRVATVKTAEGILKRPVVKLVKLPTDNA